GGCACCACCACCGCCACCACGCCGGGTGTCGATGAACCCGGCGCGAGACAGATGCTGCATGATCTTGGCCAGATGGTTGCGTGACAGCCCAAGATCCTCGGCCAGCTCAGAGGTGGAAAACGCCCGTGCGGGATCGCCCGCCATGCGCATCAACATCCGAAGGCCGAAGTCGGTGAACGAGGTCAGGCGCATGCCGGTGAGCATCCTTGAATTGGTATTTACAATACCTATTAGCAGGTCTATTCCAAACCGCAAGACGGAGACTCAGATGGAAACGGTCGCTCCACTAGAAAATTCCATTTCAGCACGCCCGGGGATGACGGCCGCGCTGATGGCGGAAACCGGGCTGGATGAGGCGGTGCTGCGCAAGCTTGTGCACCGCTTTTACAGCAGGGTCCGCGCCGATCAGATGCTGGGACCGATCTTTGCCACAAGGATCACCGACTGGACCCCGCATCTGGAACGTATGGTCGCATTCTGGTCATCGGTCGCGCTGATGACTGGTCAGTATCATGGCCGCCCGGTGCCAGCGCACACTCCCCTGCCCATCGACGCCGCACATTTCGACCGGTGGCTGGCGCTGTTCCGCGCCACGGCAGAGGAGACCTGCACTCCGGCAGGCGCGGCCCATGTGATGGAGCGCGCCGAACGGATAGCCCATTCCCTGCATATCGCGGTTGTATCCGCCCAAGGTTGCCCGGCCGCGCCACCCAAGCTGTTCTGATGACAGGAGCATCACGATGACAACCGTCCCGATCAACGACGCCGCAGCCCTGACCCACTATATCGAGACGCGCTATCACGCGCGCCATCGCGAGCAGTTGCCG
This sequence is a window from Paracoccus zhejiangensis. Protein-coding genes within it:
- a CDS encoding group III truncated hemoglobin, yielding MRINIRRPKSVNEVRRMPVSILELVFTIPISRSIPNRKTETQMETVAPLENSISARPGMTAALMAETGLDEAVLRKLVHRFYSRVRADQMLGPIFATRITDWTPHLERMVAFWSSVALMTGQYHGRPVPAHTPLPIDAAHFDRWLALFRATAEETCTPAGAAHVMERAERIAHSLHIAVVSAQGCPAAPPKLF